A region from the Arachis ipaensis cultivar K30076 chromosome B01, Araip1.1, whole genome shotgun sequence genome encodes:
- the LOC107617462 gene encoding sec-independent protein translocase protein TATB, chloroplastic-like, with protein sequence MLRAFQPTIRELQDVSREFKTTLEWEIGLDDISTPPTQTTYNSTLDLNGTRDPSKAYSSEESKEAILPPPATAAEPQSQKPETDNSPLDSSCQ encoded by the exons ATGTTGCGTGCATTCCAACCCACAATTAGAGAACTTCAAGATGTTTCCAGGGAGTTTAAGACCACACTGGAATGGGAGATCGGTCTTGACGACATTTCAACTCCACCAACACAGACCACCTACAATTCTACTCTTGACCTTA ATGGCACAAGAGATCCAAGCAAAGCCTACAGCTCTGAGGAGTCTAAAGAAGCCATCCTGCCTCCTCCTG CAACTGCTGCGGAGCCACAGTCTCAGAAGCCAGAAACTGACAACTCGCCTCTCGATTCTTCATGTCAATAG